In Labrys monachus, the genomic stretch CGGCTTCGTCCTGACCCTGCGCCTCATCCCCAAGGGCAGCGGCGACGGCGCCAAGCCGTTCGACGTGCCGGGCTTCATGCTGACGGGAGCCGCCTGCTTCGGCGTCATGTACGGGCTTGATCTCGTCAGCCGGCAGGACAGTTCCCTGCCGCTGGCCGGGCTCGCCCTCGCCGCCAGCCTCGCCCTCGGCATCGCTGCCGTGCGCCATGCCCGGCGGAGCGCCCATCCCCTCGTCGACTTCTGGGCCATGCGCATCCGCAGCTTCGCGGTGACGGTGTGGGGCGGCTCGCTGTTCCGCGTCGCCATCGGCACGGTGCCGTTCCTGCTGCCGCTGATGTTCCAGCTCGGTTTCGGGCTCGACGCGTTCCAGGCCGGCCTCCTCGTGCTGGCGGTGTTCGCCGGCAACATCGTCATGAAGCCGTTCACCTCGGCGGTGCTGCGCCGGGTCAGCTTCCGGGGCGTCCTGCTCGGCAACGGCCTCCTCAACGCCGCGGTGATCTTCGGCTGCGCCCTGCTGACGCCGGCGACGCCGACGCCGGTCATCTGCGCCCTGCTCTTCGTCAGCGGCCTGACGCGCTCGATGCAGTTCACGGCGCTGAACACCATCGCCTTCGCGGATGTACCGGAGGCGCGGATGAACGGCGCCAACACGCTCTTCAACGTGGCACAGCAGATGTCGATGGGCCTGGGCATCGGCGTCGGTGCCGTCGCCCTGCGGATGGCCGAGGTCTTCAACCCGGGAACGGCGGCGGCCGTGCC encodes the following:
- a CDS encoding MFS transporter produces the protein MPSKPASSQVIALLVAGAYFMEMLDGTVVVSALPQMADSFGVHPVDLNIGVSAYILTLAVLIPASGWVSEKYGPRAVFGSAIVVFTLASILCGLSADLWTFTAARVLQGVGGAMMVPVGRLIVLRNTAKTDLMRAIATITWPGLAAPVLGPPVGGFLATYASWHWIFFLNVPLGIVGFVLTLRLIPKGSGDGAKPFDVPGFMLTGAACFGVMYGLDLVSRQDSSLPLAGLALAASLALGIAAVRHARRSAHPLVDFWAMRIRSFAVTVWGGSLFRVAIGTVPFLLPLMFQLGFGLDAFQAGLLVLAVFAGNIVMKPFTSAVLRRVSFRGVLLGNGLLNAAVIFGCALLTPATPTPVICALLFVSGLTRSMQFTALNTIAFADVPEARMNGANTLFNVAQQMSMGLGIGVGAVALRMAEVFNPGTAAAVPLVDFHIAFVAVGFIALFAVADVVGLEADAGDEIRLRRAAGR